A genomic stretch from Flavobacterium sp. KS-LB2 includes:
- a CDS encoding T9SS type B sorting domain-containing protein, with amino-acid sequence MKYYYHLLFVFLFLTIPTFGQKEAAIWYFGNNAGLDFNSGSPVALTNGKLVTKEGCTTISDKNGNLLFYTDGSIVYNRNHQIMPNGYGLMGHNSSTQSAIIVPKPNNPYIYYIFTVDQPLPANADENPLNDLDPPNNGLNYSQVDIRLDNGLGDIVTTEKNIPLVTYNPGNSDEVKYKCSEKITAVQHGDGVSFWVITHFINNFYAFKISTQGVNKTPVKTTTTLTIPIAGYLANAIGYLKASPNGKKVVIANNASRRTNENGPKGNPIRDTGNVLLYDFDSSTGKISNEMALLSNSNPYGVEFSAKSKKLYVTANKFNTDGETILESYLIQYNLKSTNILSSKTIVNTSPLIAGALQLAIDEKIYRAGYLTTDFNRNKISVINNPELDGSSCNYITNAIDLKTGSTEQGLPPFITSLFLYAFSYEFNCLGDATHFYSNSVEKIDSVVWDFGDGFTSTDIDTYHTYAQAGDYKVTLIKTVNGKDREPLEKTITIYDAPKILSTSYKLTQCDTQDNTPTDGLALFNLALADEPIALGKKDFEVYYYHSSIDAENDVTNTQSIPIDYRNNVPDELLYAKVMQPNSSCYSIGTVILHANKNILLLPEAMYECDLGDGKGSFDLKHKENSIKTELNLPSDVNLFFYSNKEDASMGINELEEPFVSDSKIVFIRAENKEGCYGTGYFDITVVTSPNITNLENMILCEASVNPLIQLDAGILAPARTNDFTYFWSTGETTPTISITKEGEYTVTVKNRLGCTTTRKCIVTLSHLAKINNIIVHDLQQTNQVIIELNNPSDYTYMIQYENGTKTSFQTSTIFENVPGGFHELIIESINGCGQTTKSFAVLNASKFFTPNGDGYNDYWNLKGINSSIYQNAIIYIFDRYGKLLKQLSPSSLGWDGTFLKEALPSDDYWFTIKLEDGREAKGHFSLKR; translated from the coding sequence TTTTTAACCATTCCGACTTTTGGACAAAAAGAAGCGGCTATATGGTATTTTGGCAATAATGCTGGTCTCGATTTTAATTCAGGGAGTCCTGTTGCTTTAACTAACGGCAAATTAGTTACCAAAGAAGGCTGCACCACAATTTCTGATAAAAACGGTAATTTACTTTTTTACACAGATGGTTCTATTGTTTATAATAGAAACCATCAGATTATGCCTAATGGCTATGGTTTAATGGGACATAATTCAAGTACACAGTCGGCGATAATAGTTCCTAAACCTAACAATCCCTATATCTATTATATTTTTACTGTTGACCAACCGCTTCCTGCAAATGCCGATGAAAATCCATTAAATGACCTAGATCCCCCAAATAATGGATTAAATTATTCTCAAGTTGATATACGACTAGATAATGGTCTTGGTGACATTGTAACTACTGAAAAAAACATCCCTCTAGTTACTTATAATCCTGGTAATAGCGACGAGGTTAAATACAAATGTTCTGAAAAAATCACAGCCGTTCAACATGGAGACGGAGTTTCTTTTTGGGTAATTACACATTTTATAAATAATTTTTATGCTTTTAAAATAAGTACACAGGGTGTAAACAAAACTCCTGTCAAGACAACAACTACTCTTACTATTCCAATAGCTGGTTATCTAGCCAATGCAATAGGATACTTAAAAGCATCTCCAAACGGCAAAAAAGTAGTTATAGCAAACAATGCTTCAAGACGAACAAATGAAAATGGACCGAAAGGAAATCCAATAAGAGACACCGGTAATGTTTTACTTTATGATTTTGATTCGAGTACAGGAAAAATAAGTAATGAAATGGCACTGCTTAGTAATTCAAATCCTTATGGAGTAGAATTCTCGGCAAAATCCAAAAAATTATATGTCACTGCTAATAAATTTAATACTGATGGTGAAACTATTTTAGAAAGTTACTTAATCCAATATAATCTAAAAAGCACCAATATCCTATCCTCTAAGACAATTGTTAACACTTCACCTTTAATAGCAGGAGCACTACAATTAGCAATTGATGAAAAAATATACCGAGCTGGATACCTTACAACTGATTTCAATCGTAATAAAATATCCGTAATCAACAACCCAGAATTAGATGGTTCTAGTTGCAATTATATAACAAATGCGATTGACTTAAAAACTGGCAGCACAGAACAAGGATTACCACCGTTTATAACTTCTTTATTTTTATATGCCTTTAGTTATGAATTCAATTGTTTGGGAGATGCAACGCATTTTTATAGTAATTCTGTTGAAAAAATTGACTCTGTAGTTTGGGATTTTGGAGATGGATTTACTTCTACAGATATTGACACCTATCATACTTACGCTCAAGCTGGTGATTATAAAGTAACGTTAATAAAAACTGTAAACGGGAAAGACAGAGAGCCTCTTGAAAAAACAATTACAATTTATGATGCTCCGAAAATACTGTCAACTTCTTACAAGTTAACACAATGTGACACACAAGATAATACACCTACTGATGGATTAGCTTTATTTAATTTAGCTCTTGCTGATGAGCCAATTGCTTTAGGCAAAAAAGACTTTGAAGTGTATTACTACCATAGTAGCATAGATGCTGAAAATGATGTAACGAATACCCAATCTATTCCAATAGATTATAGAAATAACGTTCCAGATGAGCTTTTATATGCAAAAGTAATGCAGCCAAATTCTAGTTGTTATAGTATTGGAACAGTTATTTTACATGCCAATAAAAACATATTACTATTACCCGAAGCAATGTACGAATGTGATCTTGGTGATGGAAAAGGGTCTTTTGATTTAAAACACAAAGAAAATTCAATAAAAACTGAATTAAATTTACCTTCAGATGTTAATTTGTTCTTTTATTCTAATAAAGAAGATGCTTCTATGGGCATAAATGAGCTCGAAGAGCCATTCGTTTCTGATTCTAAAATAGTATTTATTCGAGCAGAAAATAAGGAAGGTTGCTATGGAACTGGGTATTTTGACATTACAGTTGTGACTTCTCCAAATATTACTAACTTAGAAAATATGATTTTATGCGAGGCATCTGTAAACCCTTTAATACAATTAGATGCAGGGATTTTAGCCCCAGCAAGGACTAATGATTTTACTTATTTTTGGTCAACAGGCGAAACAACCCCAACCATATCAATAACCAAGGAAGGTGAATATACTGTAACTGTAAAAAATAGATTAGGCTGTACTACGACCCGAAAATGTATTGTAACACTATCTCATCTAGCAAAAATAAACAACATAATTGTTCATGATCTTCAACAAACTAATCAAGTTATAATTGAACTCAATAATCCGAGTGATTATACCTATATGATTCAATACGAAAATGGGACTAAAACTTCTTTTCAAACTTCTACTATATTTGAGAATGTACCTGGTGGTTTTCACGAATTAATAATAGAGAGTATTAATGGATGTGGACAAACAACAAAAAGTTTTGCAGTATTGAATGCATCAAAATTCTTTACCCCTAATGGCGATGGATACAATGATTATTGGAATCTAAAAGGAATTAATAGTAGTATATATCAAAATGCAATTATATATATTTTTGATCGCTATGGAAAACTGCTAAAACAATTATCACCATCAAGTCTTGGCTGGGATGGTACTTTCCTAAAGGAAGCTTTACCATCAGACGATTATTGGTTCACAATAAAACTTGAAGACGGAAGAGAAGCTAAAGGACATTTTAGTTTAAAAAGGTAA
- the typA gene encoding translational GTPase TypA produces the protein MESIRNIAIIAHVDHGKTTLVDKIMYHCQLFRDNENTGDLILDNNDLERERGITITSKNVSVVYKGTKINIIDTPGHADFGGEVERVLNMADGVCLLVDAFEGPMPQTRFVLQKAIDLGLKPCVVINKVDKENCTPEEVHEKVFDLMFELGAEEWQLDFPTVYGSAKNNWMSDHWENVTDNVEALLDMVIDNVPAPKVSEGTPQMLITSLDFSAFTGRIAIGRLERGVLREGMPISLVKRDGTVTKSRIKELHTFEGLGRKKVTEVIAGDICAIIGVEGFEIGDTIADHENPEGLKTIDIDEPTMSMLFTINDSPFFGKEGKFVTSRHIRDRLTKELEKNLAMKLGETDSADKFMVFGRGVLHLSVLIETMRREGYELQIGQPQVIIKEIDGKKCEPIEELTIDLPETLSGRAVEFVTMRKGEMLSMETKGERMIVKFNIPSRGIIGLRNQLLTATAGEAIMAHRFIGYEPYKGEIAGRNKGSLISMEKGKAIPYSIDKLQDRGKFFVEPNAEIYEGQVIGENSRGDDMCVNVTKEKKQSNVRSSGNDEKARIIPPIIFSLEEALEYIQKDEYVEVTPKSIRLRKIYLTETDRKRFKI, from the coding sequence ATGGAATCTATTAGAAACATTGCAATTATTGCCCACGTCGATCACGGTAAAACAACTTTGGTTGATAAAATTATGTATCACTGTCAGTTATTTCGTGATAACGAAAACACAGGTGACTTAATCCTTGATAACAACGACTTAGAGCGTGAAAGAGGTATTACTATTACTTCAAAAAATGTTTCTGTAGTTTACAAAGGAACAAAAATCAACATTATTGATACTCCTGGTCACGCCGATTTTGGAGGAGAAGTAGAACGTGTATTGAACATGGCAGATGGAGTTTGTCTACTTGTAGATGCTTTTGAAGGTCCAATGCCTCAAACTCGTTTTGTACTGCAAAAAGCGATTGACTTAGGTCTAAAGCCTTGCGTTGTAATCAATAAAGTTGATAAAGAAAACTGTACTCCAGAAGAAGTTCATGAAAAAGTTTTCGACTTAATGTTTGAGTTGGGTGCTGAAGAGTGGCAATTGGATTTTCCAACTGTATACGGATCTGCTAAAAATAACTGGATGTCTGACCATTGGGAAAACGTAACTGATAATGTTGAAGCATTGTTAGATATGGTTATAGATAATGTACCAGCTCCTAAAGTTTCTGAAGGGACACCACAAATGTTAATTACTTCATTAGATTTTTCAGCTTTTACAGGTCGTATCGCTATTGGTCGTCTTGAAAGAGGAGTTTTAAGAGAAGGAATGCCAATTTCTTTGGTAAAAAGAGATGGTACAGTAACAAAATCTAGAATTAAAGAATTACATACTTTTGAAGGCCTTGGACGTAAAAAAGTAACAGAAGTAATTGCTGGAGATATTTGCGCAATTATTGGGGTGGAAGGTTTTGAAATTGGTGATACTATTGCTGATCATGAAAACCCAGAAGGTCTAAAAACGATTGATATTGATGAGCCTACAATGAGTATGTTGTTTACAATTAATGACTCTCCTTTCTTCGGTAAAGAGGGTAAATTTGTAACCTCTCGTCATATTAGAGATCGTTTGACAAAAGAATTAGAGAAAAACTTAGCAATGAAATTGGGTGAAACTGATTCTGCTGATAAGTTCATGGTTTTTGGTCGTGGTGTACTTCACTTGTCTGTTCTTATTGAAACAATGAGAAGAGAAGGATATGAATTGCAAATCGGTCAGCCACAAGTTATCATCAAAGAAATTGATGGTAAAAAATGTGAACCAATTGAGGAATTAACTATTGATTTACCAGAAACACTTTCAGGTAGAGCGGTAGAGTTTGTTACTATGCGTAAAGGCGAAATGCTAAGCATGGAAACAAAAGGGGAACGTATGATTGTAAAATTTAATATTCCATCACGTGGAATTATTGGATTGCGTAACCAATTACTAACTGCAACAGCTGGTGAGGCTATTATGGCACACCGTTTTATTGGATATGAGCCTTACAAAGGAGAAATTGCTGGACGTAACAAAGGTTCATTAATCTCTATGGAAAAAGGAAAAGCAATTCCTTATTCTATCGATAAATTGCAAGATCGTGGTAAATTCTTCGTTGAGCCAAATGCTGAAATCTATGAAGGTCAGGTAATTGGAGAAAATTCTCGTGGAGATGATATGTGTGTAAACGTAACGAAAGAGAAAAAACAATCTAACGTTCGTTCTTCTGGAAATGATGAAAAAGCTAGAATTATTCCTCCAATCATTTTCTCTTTAGAAGAAGCATTAGAGTACATTCAAAAAGATGAGTATGTAGAGGTTACACCAAAATCTATTCGTTTGAGAAAAATTTATTTGACAGAAACTGATAGAAAAAGATTTAAAATCTAA
- a CDS encoding PAS domain-containing sensor histidine kinase: MKSKTNQVIIIYILISMFVAIVSHKLLLQYISDSNHQFYNFTKDILFIVLTGITFKLILSKNDTRNISIFEKLKNTNDEIKESNEKYDIVAKATSDTIWDWKIQEDSFTWNKGIESVFGYTQNEVGNSSKWWFDKIHPEDSIKMSIRLYSFIEQKTENWQDQYRFKCANNSYKYVLDRGFLLKDENGKAIRMIGAIQDITKQKEEEQRLKLLETVFTQSKDSIIITEANSLDEKIPNIIYVNPAFSSMSGYEFEEISGKTADPFNSPNSDMNELEKLLSAIKNKQECLIETISLTKNREEYWVRFSMIPIYNSENELSHWISIQRDITDEKRQEKEKEQLIRELTQNNKDLKQFSYITSHNLRAPLSNLTGLLNLLEDIPIENQELKEILNGFNKSTHLLNDTINDLVKVIIIKDNPSIQKEAVLIKEIFENVFSQLNFQIELYKPIIKLNFEKVSILNINKAYIESILLNLLTNAIKYKSENRKLKITITARETDNTIELIFKDNGIGIDLERNRDKVFGLYQRFHNYPDSKGLGLYLVKSQVETMGGTIEIESEVNKGTIFTLTFKNKQ, translated from the coding sequence ATGAAAAGCAAAACCAATCAAGTAATCATCATCTACATTCTAATCTCAATGTTTGTAGCCATTGTTAGTCATAAACTATTACTACAATATATTTCTGATTCAAACCATCAATTTTACAATTTTACTAAAGATATTTTATTCATAGTTTTAACTGGAATAACTTTCAAACTTATTTTATCAAAAAATGACACTCGAAATATATCTATTTTCGAAAAGCTTAAAAATACAAATGACGAAATCAAGGAGTCGAATGAAAAATACGATATTGTAGCCAAAGCAACCAGCGATACTATTTGGGACTGGAAAATACAAGAAGATAGTTTTACTTGGAATAAAGGAATTGAAAGTGTTTTTGGTTACACTCAAAACGAAGTTGGCAACAGTTCAAAATGGTGGTTTGATAAAATTCATCCCGAAGATAGTATTAAAATGTCCATCAGACTCTATTCTTTTATAGAGCAAAAAACCGAAAACTGGCAAGATCAATACCGTTTTAAATGTGCCAACAATTCTTATAAATACGTTCTAGATAGAGGTTTCCTCCTAAAAGATGAAAATGGAAAAGCAATCAGAATGATTGGAGCCATACAAGACATCACAAAACAAAAAGAAGAAGAACAAAGACTTAAATTATTAGAAACCGTATTTACACAATCCAAAGATTCAATTATTATTACCGAAGCCAATTCGTTAGATGAAAAAATCCCTAATATTATTTATGTAAATCCCGCTTTTTCTTCTATGTCAGGATATGAATTTGAAGAAATCTCGGGAAAAACAGCAGATCCATTCAACAGTCCAAATTCGGATATGAATGAACTTGAAAAACTATTAAGCGCTATTAAAAACAAACAGGAGTGCCTTATAGAAACAATTAGCTTAACCAAAAACAGAGAAGAATACTGGGTTCGCTTCTCAATGATTCCTATTTACAATTCAGAAAATGAACTCTCGCACTGGATTTCCATTCAAAGAGATATAACCGATGAAAAAAGGCAAGAAAAAGAAAAAGAGCAACTTATCAGAGAATTAACTCAAAACAACAAAGACTTAAAACAATTCTCCTACATAACCTCACACAACCTTAGGGCTCCATTATCAAACTTAACAGGACTACTAAACCTACTGGAAGACATTCCTATTGAAAATCAAGAATTAAAAGAAATCTTAAACGGCTTTAATAAATCAACTCATTTATTAAACGACACTATCAACGACTTAGTAAAAGTTATCATCATCAAAGACAACCCTTCCATTCAGAAAGAAGCTGTTTTAATAAAAGAAATCTTTGAAAACGTCTTTAGCCAACTTAATTTTCAAATCGAATTATACAAACCAATCATAAAACTTAATTTCGAAAAAGTTTCTATCCTAAACATCAACAAAGCCTACATAGAAAGTATATTATTGAATCTTTTGACAAATGCAATAAAATACAAATCAGAAAACAGGAAACTAAAGATTACCATTACTGCACGCGAAACAGATAATACCATTGAATTAATTTTTAAAGATAACGGGATAGGTATTGATTTAGAAAGAAACAGAGACAAAGTATTCGGACTTTATCAACGCTTCCATAATTACCCCGACAGCAAAGGATTAGGGCTTTATTTAGTGAAATCACAAGTTGAAACTATGGGAGGTACAATTGAAATTGAAAGTGAAGTAAATAAAGGAACTATATTTACATTAACATTTAAAAACAAACAATAA
- a CDS encoding response regulator — protein sequence MLDQILCIDDDPITLMLCKKVIIKSSFSNEIITAQNGEEALSYFNAFRYTKNKTDEQPQLIFLDLNMPVMGGWEFLDHFNSPEFSEFNTIKVVVLSSTIDPEDLEKAKQYPMVIDFLSKPITHSMLEYLKNKME from the coding sequence ATGTTAGATCAAATTTTATGCATTGATGACGACCCGATAACACTCATGTTATGCAAAAAAGTTATAATAAAATCATCATTTTCTAATGAAATAATAACAGCACAAAATGGAGAAGAAGCACTCAGCTACTTTAACGCTTTTAGGTATACTAAAAACAAAACTGACGAACAGCCTCAATTAATTTTTTTAGATCTAAATATGCCCGTTATGGGGGGGTGGGAGTTTTTAGATCATTTTAATAGCCCAGAATTTTCAGAATTCAATACTATAAAAGTTGTTGTACTTTCTTCGACCATAGACCCAGAAGACTTAGAAAAAGCAAAACAATACCCAATGGTCATTGATTTCCTATCTAAACCAATCACCCATTCAATGCTTGAATACTTAAAAAACAAGATGGAATAA
- the rpsT gene encoding 30S ribosomal protein S20 encodes MANHKSALKRIRSNEKRRVLNRYQHKTTRNAIKALRIATDKTDATSKLSSVISMIDKLAKKNIIHDNKASNLKSKLTKHVANL; translated from the coding sequence ATGGCAAATCATAAATCAGCTCTAAAGAGAATTAGAAGTAACGAAAAGAGAAGAGTATTAAATAGATACCAACACAAAACTACTCGTAACGCTATAAAAGCCTTAAGAATAGCTACTGATAAAACAGATGCTACTTCTAAATTGTCAAGCGTTATATCTATGATTGATAAATTAGCAAAAAAGAATATTATTCATGATAATAAAGCTTCTAATTTAAAATCTAAATTAACTAAGCACGTTGCAAATTTGTAA
- the proS gene encoding proline--tRNA ligase has translation MSKNLTTRSEDYSKWYNELVVKADLAENSGVRGCMVIKPYGYAIWEKMQGELDRMFKETGHQNAYFPLFVPKSMFEAEEKNAEGFAKECAIVTHYRLKNDPDKPGKLMVDPNAKLEEELIVRPTSEAIIWSTYKGWVQSYRDLPLLINQWANVVRWEMRTRLFLRTAEFLWQEGHTAHATRVEAIEESEKMMNVYADFAENFMAIPVIKGMKTETERFAGAEETYCIEALMQDGKALQAGTSHFLGQNFAKAFDVKFANAEGKQEYVWGTSWGVSTRLMGALVMTHSDDQGLVLPPSLAPIQVVVVPIYKTDEQLAAITAEVNKLTAALRKLQISVKFDDRTTQKPGFKFAEWELKGVPVRIAVGPKDLENGTFEVARRDTLTKEVVSKDEITTYVSDLLGQIQKELFEKALNYRNTHITEVNSFEEFKAVLDTKGGFVSAHWDGTAATEEKIKELTKATIRCIPLDRVEEAGSCIFTGQSSIGRVLFAKAY, from the coding sequence ATGAGTAAGAACTTAACTACAAGATCGGAAGATTATTCAAAATGGTATAACGAATTGGTTGTTAAAGCCGATTTAGCCGAAAATTCAGGAGTTAGAGGTTGTATGGTTATCAAACCTTACGGATATGCAATATGGGAAAAAATGCAAGGAGAGTTGGATCGAATGTTTAAAGAAACAGGGCATCAAAATGCTTATTTTCCATTGTTTGTTCCTAAAAGCATGTTTGAAGCAGAAGAAAAAAATGCGGAAGGATTTGCAAAAGAATGTGCAATTGTAACTCATTATAGGTTAAAAAATGATCCAGATAAGCCGGGAAAACTTATGGTTGACCCTAATGCAAAACTAGAAGAGGAATTAATTGTTCGTCCTACAAGCGAGGCTATCATCTGGTCTACTTATAAAGGATGGGTTCAATCGTATAGAGATTTACCTTTGTTGATTAATCAATGGGCTAATGTAGTGCGTTGGGAAATGAGAACAAGATTGTTTCTTCGAACAGCTGAATTTTTATGGCAAGAGGGGCATACTGCTCATGCTACAAGAGTCGAAGCTATTGAAGAATCAGAAAAAATGATGAATGTCTATGCTGATTTTGCCGAGAATTTTATGGCAATTCCAGTTATTAAAGGAATGAAAACTGAAACCGAACGTTTTGCTGGGGCCGAAGAAACTTATTGTATAGAAGCGTTAATGCAAGATGGAAAGGCTTTACAAGCAGGGACTTCACACTTTTTAGGTCAGAATTTTGCTAAAGCCTTTGATGTTAAGTTTGCAAATGCCGAAGGAAAGCAAGAGTATGTTTGGGGGACTTCTTGGGGAGTTTCCACTCGATTAATGGGGGCTTTAGTGATGACGCATTCAGATGATCAAGGATTGGTATTGCCTCCTAGTTTGGCGCCTATTCAAGTGGTGGTCGTTCCTATTTATAAAACAGATGAGCAATTGGCTGCGATAACCGCTGAAGTAAATAAATTGACTGCTGCTTTAAGAAAATTACAAATCTCAGTAAAGTTTGATGATAGAACTACTCAAAAACCGGGATTTAAATTTGCGGAATGGGAATTAAAAGGAGTGCCGGTTCGAATTGCTGTTGGTCCAAAAGATTTAGAAAATGGAACTTTTGAGGTAGCTAGGAGAGATACGTTGACTAAAGAGGTAGTTTCCAAAGATGAAATCACAACTTATGTAAGTGATTTATTAGGGCAGATTCAAAAAGAATTGTTCGAAAAAGCATTAAATTACAGAAACACACATATTACTGAGGTAAATAGTTTTGAAGAGTTTAAAGCGGTTTTAGATACTAAAGGAGGTTTTGTGTCAGCACATTGGGATGGAACTGCAGCTACTGAAGAAAAGATTAAAGAGTTGACTAAAGCTACTATAAGATGTATCCCTTTGGATAGAGTAGAAGAGGCGGGAAGTTGTATTTTTACTGGGCAAAGCTCGATAGGTAGAGTGTTGTTTGCGAAGGCGTATTAA
- a CDS encoding OmpP1/FadL family transporter, with translation MKKYIFLLAFGISANAVQSQEIADAMHYAQDNLNGTARFRAMSGAFGALGGDLSSLNVNPAGSAVFTNNQMALTLSNFDTKNKSTYFGSTASEKNNSFDLNQAGAVFVFNNNDPNSNWKKISLGINYENTTNFDNGFFSAGTNPNNSIGDYFLSYANNSNNGAPVPQEFVNTNPGESISDLYSFLGSNLPNSQYPNLNGFAAQQAFLGYQAYIIDAVDGTNNNSPYRSNVPSGGNYYQENSIYSTGYNGKLSFNAATAYKDKLYIGLNLNSHFTDFHKSSTFYEDNNAPLTNDYTVTRLSFENDLYTYGTGFSFQLGAIAKLSDEIRLGLAYESSTWYKLNDELSQRLVAVSSATNADDTNDVVNPQVVNIYEPYKLQTPSKLTGSFAYVFGKSGLISVDYAIKDYSNTKFKPENDPYFNDLNRDMNSILDTTGELRIGAEYKIEALSLRAGYRYEQSPYKNAVTIGDLTGYSAGLGYSFGSTKVDLAYSYAKRNSQQGFFNQGFTDGASIEAINNNVSVTLLFEL, from the coding sequence ATGAAAAAATATATATTTTTATTAGCCTTTGGTATATCTGCAAATGCTGTTCAATCACAAGAAATAGCTGATGCAATGCATTATGCACAGGACAACTTGAACGGGACAGCCCGTTTTAGAGCAATGAGTGGTGCTTTTGGTGCTCTCGGTGGTGACTTATCTTCATTGAATGTAAATCCTGCTGGTTCAGCAGTATTCACAAATAACCAAATGGCACTTACCTTGAGTAATTTTGATACGAAAAATAAGTCTACTTATTTTGGCAGCACAGCAAGTGAAAAAAACAATTCTTTTGACTTAAACCAAGCTGGAGCAGTTTTTGTTTTCAATAACAACGACCCAAATAGCAATTGGAAAAAGATTTCATTGGGTATTAATTATGAAAACACTACTAATTTTGATAATGGATTTTTTTCAGCTGGAACCAACCCAAATAATTCCATAGGCGATTATTTTTTAAGTTATGCTAATAATTCTAACAATGGAGCCCCAGTACCTCAAGAATTTGTAAACACAAATCCTGGAGAATCTATTTCAGATTTATATTCATTTTTAGGCAGCAACTTACCTAACAGCCAGTATCCAAATTTAAATGGATTTGCAGCCCAACAAGCATTTTTAGGCTACCAAGCCTATATTATTGACGCAGTTGACGGGACTAATAATAATTCTCCTTATCGCTCCAATGTTCCTTCTGGAGGCAATTATTATCAAGAAAATTCTATTTATAGCACGGGATACAACGGAAAACTATCTTTTAATGCTGCAACTGCTTATAAAGACAAGCTTTATATAGGACTAAATTTAAACTCTCATTTTACTGACTTTCACAAATCATCAACTTTTTACGAAGATAATAATGCACCATTGACAAATGATTATACCGTAACCCGATTGAGTTTTGAAAATGACTTATATACTTATGGAACAGGATTTTCCTTTCAATTAGGAGCGATTGCAAAACTATCAGATGAAATTCGCTTAGGCCTAGCTTACGAATCATCAACATGGTATAAATTAAATGATGAGCTGTCTCAAAGACTGGTTGCAGTAAGCAGTGCAACAAATGCTGACGATACTAATGACGTGGTAAATCCTCAGGTTGTTAATATTTACGAACCTTATAAATTACAAACTCCAAGCAAACTAACAGGAAGCTTTGCTTATGTTTTTGGAAAATCTGGCTTAATAAGCGTTGATTATGCTATTAAGGATTACAGTAACACTAAATTTAAACCTGAAAACGATCCTTATTTTAATGATTTAAATAGAGATATGAATTCAATCCTAGACACTACAGGCGAACTAAGAATAGGTGCTGAGTATAAAATTGAAGCTTTGAGCCTAAGAGCAGGATATCGTTACGAACAAAGTCCTTATAAAAATGCTGTAACAATAGGAGATTTAACCGGATATTCAGCAGGTTTAGGATACAGTTTTGGTTCTACAAAAGTAGACTTAGCGTATTCGTACGCCAAGAGAAACTCACAACAAGGATTTTTTAATCAAGGATTTACTGATGGCGCCAGTATTGAGGCCATAAACAACAATGTTTCAGTAACATTACTATTTGAATTGTAA